In a single window of the Desulfatiglans anilini DSM 4660 genome:
- a CDS encoding DUF169 domain-containing protein has product MNEWIEMGRKLRERINPSTMPVAVSFLAKEDQIPQKARRPLRDLGVKMAPCQGAAMARLYGWTVAFTRADVGCAIAAHTYGWERVSDPAGPVDFFTHMNYAADDASAVRMFQGFRLLEAEHDPIVLYSPLEKTAMPPDVVLVYVNPAQMMRLIHGCTFLSGEPIRGSFSGRAASCTEGVIGAWLDQDAKVVVPGNGDRVWAACQDHEMVMAIHAARLAELVEGLERTHEKGIRYPVPAYLRFQPEVAFSMPLADIFKRRRERP; this is encoded by the coding sequence ATGAACGAGTGGATAGAGATGGGGCGGAAGCTCAGGGAGCGGATCAATCCGTCCACCATGCCCGTGGCGGTGAGCTTCCTGGCGAAGGAGGACCAGATCCCTCAGAAGGCCCGCAGGCCGCTGCGCGACCTCGGTGTGAAGATGGCCCCGTGCCAGGGGGCTGCCATGGCGCGGCTCTATGGGTGGACGGTCGCGTTCACGCGCGCAGACGTCGGCTGCGCGATCGCCGCGCACACGTATGGGTGGGAGCGAGTGAGCGATCCGGCCGGACCCGTCGATTTTTTCACCCACATGAACTACGCGGCGGACGATGCATCCGCCGTCCGGATGTTCCAGGGGTTTCGCCTGCTCGAGGCGGAGCACGATCCCATCGTTCTGTATTCTCCGCTCGAGAAGACCGCGATGCCGCCCGACGTGGTGCTCGTCTACGTCAACCCCGCGCAGATGATGCGCCTGATCCATGGGTGCACGTTCCTGAGCGGCGAACCCATCCGGGGCTCCTTTTCGGGCCGGGCGGCGTCGTGCACGGAAGGGGTCATCGGCGCCTGGCTCGACCAGGATGCGAAGGTCGTGGTACCGGGAAACGGAGACCGTGTGTGGGCCGCCTGCCAGGACCACGAGATGGTGATGGCCATCCATGCCGCCCGCCTGGCGGAGTTGGTGGAAGGGCTTGAGAGGACGCACGAAAAAGGCATCCGGTATCCCGTTCCCGCCTATCTGCGTTTTCAGCCCGAGGTCGCCTTTTCGATGCCCCTGGCGGACATATTCAAGCGGCGCAGGGAGAGGCCCTGA
- a CDS encoding DUF169 domain-containing protein: MESKIAKAIGLKFNPVAVILADRKPENALQFKKGKWGCVMFMFANAARGKTAAFDKETYGCWGGGVGLGFGNAYLQFPGGVECFAHFLSSGNIHSEKGKEVARELEASAGKAFTDEFLEGEGYVKTPELVKQFLGELPMRDIGSKYLLFKPLPKTDPALEKPETVVFAANPDQISALVILANYAREGIENVAIPWAAGCQTIGILPFKEAESASPRAVVGLTDISARKYVRKLLGAEYLSFAMPWKMFLEMEDNVEGSFLERATWRSLRQPES, from the coding sequence ATGGAATCGAAAATCGCCAAGGCCATCGGCCTCAAGTTCAACCCGGTCGCCGTGATCCTGGCCGACCGGAAACCCGAGAACGCCCTGCAGTTCAAGAAGGGAAAATGGGGATGCGTGATGTTCATGTTCGCCAACGCCGCCAGAGGCAAGACAGCCGCGTTCGACAAGGAAACTTACGGCTGCTGGGGCGGGGGCGTGGGGCTCGGGTTCGGGAACGCCTACCTTCAATTTCCCGGCGGGGTCGAGTGCTTCGCCCATTTCCTGTCTTCCGGCAATATCCATTCGGAAAAGGGCAAGGAGGTCGCCCGCGAGCTGGAAGCCTCCGCGGGAAAGGCATTTACGGACGAATTTTTGGAAGGCGAGGGGTATGTGAAAACCCCTGAGCTGGTGAAACAATTCTTGGGCGAACTGCCCATGCGGGACATCGGTTCGAAGTATCTGCTCTTCAAACCTCTCCCGAAAACCGACCCCGCGCTCGAAAAGCCGGAGACCGTGGTCTTCGCCGCCAACCCGGATCAGATCTCGGCCTTGGTGATCCTGGCCAACTACGCGAGGGAAGGCATCGAAAACGTAGCCATCCCCTGGGCCGCCGGCTGCCAGACCATCGGCATCCTGCCGTTCAAGGAGGCCGAGTCCGCCAGCCCCAGGGCTGTCGTAGGACTGACAGACATATCGGCCAGAAAATATGTCCGCAAGCTTCTGGGGGCGGAGTATCTCTCGTTCGCCATGCCTTGGAAAATGTTCCTCGAGATGGAGGACAACGTGGAAGGCAGCTTCCTGGAGCGGGCGACCTGGCGGTCTCTTCGTCAGCCCGAAAGCTGA
- a CDS encoding imidazole glycerol phosphate synthase HisHF, whose product MITFLDYGAGNVRSVINAIEKLGESVRIVRSGADLLAAERLIFPGVGHFANMIRTLEEKGLIEPLRAYLRAGRPFLGICLGLQALFEGSEEAPGVPGLGIIPGRAQRFVVDLAVPHIGWNGLRALQPSAILNGLRGDEKFYFVHSYHVVPRDESVVLTRTDYGIPFVSSIQQGNVIATQFHPEKSGEDGLRILKNFLKSARPEFPGLSTRSTSTRLAKRIIACLDVRSDDRGDLVVTKGDRYDVREEGAVRNLGKPVELARRYYEDGADEITFLNITGFRDFPLEDMPMLEVLRQTSLNVFVPLTIGGGIRDYTDENGRRYSSLEVASEYFRSGADKVSIGSDAVLIVEAYLKDRRKTGRSAIEEIARVYGSQAVVISIDPRRVYVRSPEEVRHHVIETATPGPGGERFCWYQCTIKGGREGREVDAVTLARAAEELGAGEILLNCIDRDGTHLGFDIELINAVKSAVTIPVIASSGAGSTEHFLEVFTRTKVESALAAGIFHREDVPIAAVKRHLQSKVEIRGVGPR is encoded by the coding sequence ATGATCACTTTTCTGGACTACGGCGCAGGAAACGTGCGCAGTGTGATAAACGCCATCGAGAAATTGGGGGAAAGCGTCCGGATCGTTCGGAGCGGCGCAGACCTGCTCGCTGCAGAGCGCCTAATATTTCCGGGCGTAGGGCATTTTGCCAACATGATTCGGACGCTGGAGGAAAAGGGCCTCATCGAACCCCTGCGGGCCTACCTCCGCGCCGGACGGCCTTTCCTCGGCATATGCCTCGGCCTGCAGGCCCTGTTCGAGGGGAGCGAAGAGGCGCCCGGGGTGCCGGGGCTCGGCATCATACCCGGGAGGGCCCAGCGCTTCGTTGTCGACCTGGCGGTCCCCCACATCGGCTGGAACGGGTTGAGGGCCCTGCAGCCTTCGGCGATTCTAAACGGACTGCGCGGCGACGAAAAATTCTATTTCGTCCACTCATACCACGTCGTGCCCCGGGACGAGTCGGTGGTTCTGACCCGCACCGATTACGGGATTCCTTTTGTCAGCAGCATCCAGCAGGGGAACGTCATCGCCACGCAGTTCCACCCTGAAAAGAGCGGAGAGGACGGCCTAAGGATCTTGAAAAATTTTCTCAAATCCGCGCGCCCGGAGTTCCCCGGGCTTTCCACGAGGTCGACGAGTACACGGCTCGCCAAACGGATCATCGCCTGCCTGGATGTACGCAGCGACGACCGCGGAGACCTCGTGGTCACCAAGGGGGACCGGTACGATGTCCGCGAGGAGGGTGCGGTGCGCAACCTCGGAAAGCCCGTGGAGTTGGCGCGGCGCTATTACGAGGATGGCGCCGACGAGATCACATTCCTCAACATCACGGGTTTCCGGGATTTCCCGCTCGAAGACATGCCGATGCTGGAGGTGCTCCGGCAGACATCCCTGAACGTCTTCGTACCGCTCACCATCGGGGGGGGGATTCGGGACTACACCGATGAGAACGGCCGCCGCTACTCATCCCTCGAAGTGGCCTCCGAGTATTTCCGCTCGGGTGCCGACAAGGTTTCGATCGGCAGCGACGCCGTTTTGATCGTCGAGGCCTATTTGAAGGATAGGCGCAAAACGGGACGGAGCGCCATCGAAGAGATCGCTCGCGTTTACGGCAGCCAGGCCGTCGTCATCTCGATCGACCCTCGGCGCGTCTATGTCCGGTCCCCCGAAGAGGTGCGGCACCACGTCATCGAAACCGCAACCCCCGGTCCGGGCGGCGAGCGCTTCTGCTGGTACCAGTGCACCATCAAAGGCGGCCGCGAGGGGCGGGAGGTCGATGCGGTGACCCTGGCGCGAGCGGCCGAAGAGTTGGGCGCGGGGGAGATCCTCCTGAACTGCATCGACCGGGACGGCACCCACCTCGGGTTCGACATCGAACTCATCAACGCCGTCAAGAGCGCCGTCACCATCCCGGTGATCGCCTCGAGCGGCGCCGGCAGCACCGAACACTTCCTGGAGGTCTTCACGCGGACAAAAGTCGAATCGGCCCTCGCCGCCGGCATCTTTCACCGCGAAGACGTCCCCATCGCCGCCGTCAAGCGCCACCTCCAATCCAAAGTCGAAATCCGCGGGGTCGGACCAAGGTAA